One part of the Prochlorococcus marinus str. MIT 9313 genome encodes these proteins:
- a CDS encoding THUMP domain-containing class I SAM-dependent RNA methyltransferase yields the protein MQAIAVLPQGLEEEGAKELSTLGAKAVRPLRRAAAFEADMACFYRLHLQARLPFRLLREIAQFPCQGPKELYSGVQSAFDWERWLHPSMSFRVDVTGSGPGLTHSHFTALQVKNALVDLQRQLWGERSDIDLQDPALCLHLHLSRDCAVLSLDGSAGSLHRRGYRAAVGAAPLKENLAAGLIKLSGWDGCVPLVDPLCGSGTLLIEAASMKLGLAPGIQRSFLMEGWADFNPQLWSEEQARAKQRERRDQSLPVIIGCDRDPSITTQAKTNVAEAGLDHVVGIQTCDFRDLELPKQPGVMVCNPPYGIRVGQDEDLTALYESLGQYAKQYASGWQLWLLNGNPSLSRSLQMKASRRIPVSNGGIECRWLNYAIR from the coding sequence ATGCAAGCGATCGCCGTACTCCCCCAAGGATTAGAAGAAGAAGGCGCCAAAGAACTCAGCACTCTTGGGGCAAAAGCCGTGCGCCCACTCAGACGCGCTGCGGCGTTTGAAGCCGACATGGCCTGCTTTTATCGGCTGCATCTACAAGCGCGCCTGCCATTTCGCCTGCTCAGGGAGATTGCCCAATTCCCTTGCCAAGGGCCAAAAGAGCTCTACTCAGGTGTGCAATCAGCCTTCGACTGGGAACGCTGGCTGCATCCATCAATGAGCTTTCGTGTCGATGTCACCGGCAGCGGCCCTGGCCTCACTCACAGCCACTTCACAGCCCTGCAGGTAAAAAACGCCCTCGTTGATCTGCAACGGCAGCTATGGGGTGAGCGATCTGATATCGATCTGCAAGACCCTGCTCTCTGCTTGCATCTCCATCTCAGTCGAGATTGTGCGGTCCTGAGCTTGGACGGTTCAGCTGGCAGCCTGCACCGCAGGGGCTACCGAGCTGCAGTTGGCGCTGCGCCTCTCAAAGAAAACCTTGCCGCCGGATTGATCAAACTCAGCGGCTGGGATGGCTGCGTGCCCTTAGTTGACCCCCTGTGCGGATCAGGCACCCTGCTGATCGAGGCAGCCAGTATGAAGCTTGGCCTTGCACCAGGGATACAGCGTTCCTTTCTCATGGAAGGTTGGGCAGATTTCAATCCTCAACTCTGGAGCGAGGAACAAGCACGAGCCAAGCAACGAGAACGCAGAGATCAATCGCTGCCAGTGATCATTGGTTGCGACCGAGACCCCAGCATCACAACACAAGCAAAAACCAATGTTGCCGAGGCAGGCCTCGACCATGTTGTAGGCATTCAAACCTGTGATTTTCGCGACCTAGAACTGCCAAAACAGCCAGGAGTAATGGTCTGCAACCCTCCCTATGGCATCCGAGTTGGCCAGGATGAAGACCTAACCGCTCTCTATGAAAGCCTCGGTCAATACGCCAAGCAATACGCATCAGGTTGGCAGCTATGGCTGCTGAACGGCAATCCCAGCCTCAGCCGATCACTACAGATGAAAGCGAGTCGGCGGATTCCAGTCAGCAATGGCGGCATCGAATGCCGCTGGCTGAACTACGCCATTCGCTGA
- the smc gene encoding chromosome segregation protein SMC, producing MVHINQVGLTQFKSFGGSMTIPLEEGFTVVTGPNGSGKSNILDGVLFCLGLATSRGMRADRLPDLVNSRILRAGKAAETVVSVRFDLSDWKPDPAEAGLEPPEEGPWIKADQQEWTVTRRLRVMPGGSYSTSYSADGEPCNLQQLQTQLRRLRIDPEGSNVVMQGDVTRIVSMSNRDRRGLIDELAGVALFDSRIEQTRAKLDDVQERQERCRIVEQELLTTRQRLERDCAKARTYQELRQQLQLGRQQELMLAFETAQQGLRDLQARQQQLDEQEVRDAANLQEAEEKLAKAAANLKTLQVNVKALGEDQLLGVQAELAGLETQARELERQAEQHQHEGQRLQGVRQDLSNRRKQLQQEAHSQTEDPHRTALEDAEKNCRDAEAAVEVSRRRLGDVAGRSGAWLEQQRQRSSRRQELQSTLTPLQQEQQQLQERLRQDEERRVELEAEQQRDGTEDQQVQKQLDQLEQEWQTLLQSISDKKEQVQQAAEALAVQQRTRSRLEQEQTRLEKEIARLESRRETLQESRGTGALRLLLEAGLEGIHGPVAQLGEVDDRHRLALEVAAGARLAQVVVDDDRIAAKAIELLKSKRAGRLTFLPLNRIKAPAASSNSALMRGRKPDNADSSTGMIGKAFELVRFEPIYAEVFAYVFGETLVFSNLKSARLQLGRTRAVTLDGELLEKSGAMTGGSFSGRSNSLSFGSSNEGDEAEPLRRRLLELGETLVACRREESHLSQVLEEARPCLRNLEQRQAALEAERSAARRSHGPLMERRHQRSQKVEELQAHQEQQQQRLNALIEKLSPLTLELQQLEQHEQEAQADGDAETWQRLQADLETADDALGTARTNRDQLLTAQQHRHLALERLSDQQKGLEAEEKRLQEAVHALATAHAQWRDQQQELQARRQTLESQQQDLQTRFGEQRRARDAAEAEVANQRQGLQEAQWNLERLRQDRQALTEELRSGGLRLNELQQALPDPPPEIPAELRSAGLEALQADLQKLQSRMEALEPVNMLALEELEQLEQRLGDLVKRLEVLSQEREELLLRIETVATLRQEAFMEAFEAVDGHFRDIFASLSEGDGHLQLDNPDDPLEGGLTLVAHPKGKAVRRLAAMSGGEKSLTALSFLFALQRFRPSPFYALDEVDSFLDGVNVERLAALIARQAEQAQFMVVSHRRPMIGASNRTIGVTQARGAHTQVVGLPNAA from the coding sequence TTGGTTCACATCAATCAGGTTGGGCTTACGCAGTTCAAGTCCTTCGGGGGGTCGATGACCATCCCCCTCGAAGAGGGCTTCACAGTCGTCACAGGCCCCAACGGTTCGGGCAAGAGCAACATCCTCGACGGCGTTCTCTTCTGCCTTGGTCTTGCCACAAGCAGGGGTATGCGAGCAGATCGACTGCCTGATCTTGTCAACAGCCGAATCCTTCGAGCAGGCAAGGCAGCTGAAACCGTGGTGAGTGTGCGCTTTGACCTCAGCGACTGGAAGCCCGATCCAGCCGAGGCAGGCCTGGAGCCACCAGAGGAAGGTCCTTGGATCAAAGCTGATCAACAAGAGTGGACCGTCACCCGCCGTCTGCGGGTCATGCCTGGCGGCTCCTACAGCACGAGCTACAGCGCCGATGGCGAACCCTGCAACCTGCAGCAACTTCAAACCCAGCTGCGCCGACTGAGGATCGACCCAGAAGGCAGCAATGTTGTGATGCAGGGTGATGTGACCCGCATCGTCTCGATGAGTAACCGCGATCGCCGCGGCCTGATCGACGAACTGGCTGGTGTAGCACTCTTCGACAGCCGCATCGAACAAACTCGCGCCAAGCTCGATGATGTTCAAGAGCGGCAGGAACGCTGCCGGATCGTGGAACAGGAACTGCTGACCACACGGCAACGCCTGGAACGAGACTGCGCTAAAGCCCGCACCTACCAGGAACTCCGCCAGCAACTTCAATTGGGTCGGCAACAGGAACTGATGCTGGCCTTTGAAACAGCCCAGCAAGGTTTGCGTGATCTTCAAGCCCGACAGCAACAGCTTGACGAGCAAGAGGTACGCGACGCTGCGAACCTCCAAGAGGCCGAAGAAAAGCTGGCCAAGGCCGCCGCCAACCTGAAGACTCTGCAAGTGAACGTTAAGGCCCTCGGCGAAGACCAGTTGCTAGGGGTGCAAGCCGAACTGGCGGGATTGGAGACCCAGGCTCGTGAACTCGAGCGCCAAGCAGAGCAACACCAACATGAAGGTCAGCGCCTCCAAGGCGTTCGCCAAGACCTAAGCAACCGCCGCAAACAACTGCAACAGGAGGCTCACAGTCAGACCGAAGATCCCCATCGCACGGCCCTAGAAGATGCTGAAAAGAACTGCAGAGATGCCGAAGCCGCTGTAGAGGTCTCCCGTCGCCGCCTTGGAGACGTCGCCGGTCGCTCTGGTGCTTGGCTTGAGCAACAACGGCAGCGCAGCTCTCGCCGTCAGGAACTTCAATCCACCCTTACACCACTGCAGCAGGAGCAACAACAACTTCAAGAACGCCTGCGACAAGACGAAGAGCGGCGCGTGGAACTCGAAGCAGAGCAGCAGCGTGACGGCACCGAAGACCAGCAGGTACAGAAACAACTTGATCAACTCGAACAGGAATGGCAAACACTCCTCCAGAGCATCAGCGACAAGAAAGAGCAGGTTCAGCAAGCCGCTGAAGCCCTGGCAGTGCAGCAACGGACCCGCAGTCGACTCGAGCAAGAACAAACCCGCTTGGAAAAAGAGATCGCCCGGCTAGAGAGTCGTCGCGAGACCCTGCAGGAGAGTCGTGGCACTGGAGCTCTAAGGCTGCTGCTTGAAGCCGGTCTGGAAGGGATCCACGGCCCCGTTGCCCAGCTTGGGGAGGTAGACGATCGCCACCGACTTGCTTTGGAAGTCGCTGCGGGTGCACGACTCGCTCAAGTTGTCGTAGACGACGATCGCATTGCCGCCAAAGCCATCGAACTGCTCAAAAGCAAGCGAGCCGGCCGGCTCACCTTCTTGCCTCTCAATCGCATCAAAGCACCTGCAGCTAGCAGCAATAGCGCCCTCATGCGAGGGCGAAAGCCTGACAACGCTGATAGCAGCACTGGCATGATCGGCAAAGCCTTTGAGCTGGTTCGTTTTGAGCCCATTTATGCCGAGGTTTTTGCCTACGTCTTCGGCGAAACTTTGGTCTTTAGCAACCTGAAATCTGCTCGGCTGCAGTTGGGACGAACTCGAGCCGTAACTCTTGATGGAGAACTGCTAGAGAAGAGCGGTGCCATGACAGGCGGCAGTTTTTCCGGTCGTAGCAACAGCCTTAGCTTTGGTAGCAGCAACGAGGGAGATGAGGCCGAACCCCTACGCCGCAGGCTTCTTGAACTTGGAGAAACCTTGGTGGCCTGCCGCAGAGAGGAATCTCACCTCAGCCAAGTTCTCGAGGAAGCTCGCCCCTGCCTCAGAAATCTTGAACAGCGCCAAGCCGCTCTGGAAGCCGAACGCAGCGCAGCCCGCCGCTCCCATGGCCCCTTGATGGAAAGACGTCATCAACGCTCTCAAAAAGTGGAGGAGCTACAAGCTCATCAAGAACAACAGCAGCAACGACTGAACGCTCTCATCGAAAAGCTCTCTCCCCTCACCCTTGAACTGCAGCAACTTGAACAACATGAGCAGGAAGCCCAAGCGGATGGCGATGCAGAGACCTGGCAACGATTACAAGCGGATCTTGAAACCGCCGATGACGCACTTGGGACAGCCAGAACGAATCGGGATCAATTGCTGACTGCCCAGCAGCATCGCCACCTCGCCCTCGAACGCCTAAGCGATCAACAAAAGGGCCTGGAGGCTGAGGAAAAAAGACTGCAGGAAGCTGTCCATGCTCTGGCAACTGCCCATGCTCAATGGCGTGACCAGCAGCAAGAACTGCAAGCGCGAAGACAAACACTAGAAAGCCAACAACAAGACCTACAGACTCGCTTTGGCGAACAACGGCGCGCCAGGGATGCTGCTGAAGCAGAAGTAGCAAACCAGCGCCAAGGCCTACAAGAGGCCCAGTGGAACCTGGAACGCCTCCGACAGGATCGCCAAGCCCTTACCGAAGAGCTTCGCAGCGGCGGCCTCCGACTCAATGAACTCCAACAAGCCTTGCCAGACCCACCCCCGGAGATCCCCGCAGAGCTTCGCAGCGCAGGACTTGAGGCCCTTCAAGCCGATCTGCAAAAGCTTCAAAGCCGTATGGAAGCCCTAGAACCAGTGAACATGCTGGCCCTTGAAGAACTCGAACAACTCGAACAACGACTCGGGGATCTGGTCAAAAGGCTTGAGGTTCTCTCCCAGGAGCGAGAAGAACTCCTGCTCCGCATCGAGACCGTCGCCACTCTTCGTCAGGAAGCCTTCATGGAAGCTTTTGAAGCAGTTGATGGTCATTTTCGTGACATCTTCGCCAGCCTCTCTGAGGGCGATGGCCACCTTCAACTCGACAACCCTGACGACCCCCTCGAAGGCGGCCTAACCCTGGTAGCACATCCCAAAGGCAAAGCAGTGAGACGCCTTGCGGCTATGTCTGGTGGAGAAAAATCGCTTACGGCGCTCAGCTTTCTGTTTGCTCTTCAGCGCTTCCGCCCCTCTCCCTTCTATGCCCTCGATGAAGTGGACAGTTTCCTTGATGGGGTGAATGTTGAACGCCTTGCAGCTTTGATCGCCCGCCAAGCAGAACAAGCCCAGTTCATGGTTGTGAGCCACCGCCGACCAATGATCGGCGCCTCCAACCGCACCATCGGGGTAACCCAGGCCCGTGGGGCTCACACTCAAGTCGTGGGATTACCCAATGCAGCGTGA
- a CDS encoding phage holin family protein → MSEEQRSSGSGAGARVTAIAASVMDLHVRIALQEVDREKRRLISGGVFLAMGGTLMLLALLAVEVALVLWMQQVWGWSLMKGLLAIAVLDVVLAGVSLRMGGQLAKGPYLPQTLEGLSKTTRAVLGRK, encoded by the coding sequence ATGAGCGAAGAGCAACGTTCAAGCGGATCAGGAGCGGGTGCGCGCGTGACGGCGATTGCTGCTTCAGTCATGGATCTGCATGTGCGTATTGCTTTGCAGGAGGTGGATCGAGAGAAACGCCGTTTGATTAGTGGAGGCGTTTTCCTCGCCATGGGAGGCACGTTGATGCTTCTGGCGCTGTTGGCAGTGGAAGTGGCTTTGGTGCTTTGGATGCAGCAGGTTTGGGGCTGGAGCCTGATGAAGGGTTTGCTGGCTATAGCAGTTCTTGATGTTGTTTTGGCAGGAGTGAGTCTGCGCATGGGGGGTCAGCTCGCCAAAGGACCGTATTTGCCACAGACGTTGGAGGGTTTGTCGAAAACCACTCGGGCGGTACTCGGTCGCAAGTGA
- the psbX gene encoding photosystem II reaction center X protein: MTASLANYLSSLVWAAVIVVIPAAVALVLISQNDQMYRK; the protein is encoded by the coding sequence ATGACCGCTTCTCTCGCCAATTATCTAAGCAGCCTCGTTTGGGCCGCAGTAATCGTGGTAATACCAGCTGCCGTTGCCCTTGTGTTGATCAGTCAAAACGACCAGATGTATCGCAAGTGA
- a CDS encoding chlorophyll a/b-binding protein yields the protein MNSATTGDPPTFGWSAYAERVNGRFAMIGLAAVLLIEVVSRDTFVHWAGLVS from the coding sequence ATCAATAGTGCGACGACGGGAGATCCACCCACTTTTGGTTGGAGTGCCTATGCAGAACGGGTCAATGGACGTTTCGCGATGATTGGATTGGCCGCTGTGCTGCTCATCGAAGTGGTGAGTCGCGACACCTTCGTGCATTGGGCCGGTTTGGTGTCCTGA
- a CDS encoding Ycf66 family protein — protein sequence MVNASLNWGSIVGIVLAVGGALLYFMRSFKPALARDYDVFFAAIGLLCGGVFFFQGWRLDPILQFGVFLLAGTTMFFAYESVRLRGVAVEGARRSSYFDDAPAPPINQGRGGGLRGDWDEPYDRFEEPQPVRRRFSSRDNDDADRPQEDLYRPRRTTRAAIPEQAASRRRNKEEESWGEDSERSRRMARFGRQDDEQNNRPDFGERRNIRQDQRRGSRPSANQQTTNRTQLSNEPRSTTRGGYGSSRKPGVPQGSQIRPEAEDAAYSPAKSRSTGSRPTASKPSRPQGNPSATRTEAAPPSSSMPEPRRSAPRSSRPRDNSSRFDD from the coding sequence GTGGTCAATGCCAGTCTTAACTGGGGCAGCATTGTTGGAATCGTGCTTGCAGTAGGCGGTGCTCTGCTGTATTTCATGCGATCGTTCAAGCCTGCCTTAGCACGCGACTACGACGTCTTTTTCGCAGCCATCGGCCTCCTTTGTGGAGGAGTTTTCTTTTTTCAGGGGTGGCGCCTGGATCCGATCCTGCAGTTCGGCGTGTTCCTGCTAGCCGGAACCACAATGTTTTTCGCCTACGAAAGTGTCAGGTTGAGAGGCGTAGCTGTTGAGGGGGCTCGGCGTTCATCCTATTTCGATGATGCACCAGCCCCGCCTATCAACCAGGGTCGAGGCGGTGGCCTAAGGGGTGACTGGGATGAACCCTACGACCGCTTTGAGGAACCCCAACCGGTTCGACGACGCTTCTCCAGTCGAGACAACGACGATGCTGATCGCCCTCAAGAAGACTTATACCGGCCTCGCAGAACCACAAGAGCTGCAATACCAGAACAAGCAGCAAGCCGTCGCCGCAACAAGGAGGAAGAGTCCTGGGGCGAAGACTCAGAACGCTCTCGTCGCATGGCCCGATTCGGCCGCCAGGATGATGAACAAAACAATCGTCCTGACTTTGGAGAACGCCGCAATATTCGCCAAGATCAGCGCCGGGGCAGCCGTCCCTCAGCCAATCAACAAACCACCAATCGAACCCAATTAAGCAACGAGCCAAGGTCTACGACGAGAGGGGGCTACGGCTCATCAAGAAAACCTGGTGTACCTCAGGGGTCTCAGATTCGTCCCGAGGCTGAAGATGCGGCCTACTCTCCTGCAAAGTCCAGGTCGACGGGATCCAGGCCCACAGCATCAAAGCCCTCCCGACCACAAGGCAATCCCTCAGCCACCAGAACAGAAGCGGCGCCTCCTTCATCATCAATGCCTGAGCCAAGACGCTCAGCTCCGCGAAGTTCAAGACCTCGCGACAACAGTTCCCGTTTTGACGACTGA
- the accC gene encoding acetyl-CoA carboxylase biotin carboxylase subunit, whose protein sequence is MTIGKVLIANRGEIALRILRSCRELNIPTVAVYSTVDRNALHVQLADEAVCVGEAPSSKSYLNVPNILAAATSRGVDAIHPGYGFLAENDRFAEICRDHGITFVGPSPHAIRSMGDKSTAKATMQQVGVPTVPGSEGLLASPEAAAELAKGMGYPVMIKATAGGGGRGMRLVTTPDQLENLFKAAQGEAEAAFGNPGLYMEKFIDRPRHVEVQILSDRHGNVIHLGERDCSIQRRHQKLLEESPSPALTPELRLRMGEAAVAAARSINYEGAGTVEFLLDRKGDFYFMEMNTRIQVEHPVTEMVTGIDLIAEQLHIAGGDPISIKQEDIQLRGHAIECRINAEDSTHNFRPSPGQITGWLPPGGPGVRIDSHVYTGYDIPPFYDSLIGKVIAWGHNRDAALKRMKRALNECAVTGIPTTVEFHLELLNREEFLRGDVHTKFVEQDMLD, encoded by the coding sequence ATGACCATCGGCAAAGTGCTGATCGCCAACCGCGGCGAAATTGCCCTCAGAATTCTGCGTAGCTGCAGAGAGCTGAATATCCCCACAGTGGCTGTTTACAGCACCGTGGATCGCAATGCGCTGCATGTTCAACTTGCTGATGAAGCCGTCTGCGTTGGCGAGGCCCCTAGCAGCAAGAGCTATCTCAATGTCCCCAATATCCTCGCGGCTGCAACCTCCCGCGGGGTCGATGCAATTCATCCTGGCTATGGATTTCTAGCCGAAAACGATCGATTCGCCGAAATCTGTCGTGACCATGGCATCACCTTTGTCGGTCCTTCACCCCATGCAATCCGCTCCATGGGAGACAAGTCGACCGCTAAGGCGACCATGCAACAAGTCGGTGTTCCGACTGTGCCAGGTAGCGAGGGCTTGCTCGCCAGTCCAGAAGCAGCAGCTGAGCTGGCGAAGGGAATGGGCTACCCAGTGATGATCAAAGCCACCGCAGGTGGGGGTGGCCGCGGCATGCGCCTGGTCACCACGCCAGACCAACTGGAAAACCTCTTCAAGGCCGCCCAAGGAGAGGCCGAAGCGGCCTTCGGCAATCCTGGGCTCTACATGGAGAAATTCATTGACCGGCCCCGACACGTCGAAGTGCAGATCCTCTCGGATCGACACGGCAACGTCATCCACCTCGGCGAGCGTGACTGCTCCATTCAGCGACGTCATCAAAAACTGTTGGAAGAATCCCCCAGCCCAGCCCTCACCCCCGAATTACGCCTGCGAATGGGTGAGGCTGCGGTGGCCGCCGCAAGGAGCATCAACTACGAAGGCGCTGGAACCGTGGAATTCCTCCTTGATCGCAAGGGTGACTTTTACTTCATGGAAATGAACACCCGTATTCAGGTTGAGCATCCCGTCACAGAAATGGTGACAGGCATCGATTTGATCGCAGAACAACTGCACATCGCCGGAGGCGATCCCATCAGCATCAAACAAGAGGACATCCAACTAAGAGGCCATGCCATCGAGTGTCGAATCAATGCTGAAGACTCCACCCACAACTTCCGCCCCTCACCAGGGCAAATCACAGGCTGGTTACCACCAGGAGGACCAGGGGTACGCATCGACAGCCACGTCTATACCGGCTACGACATACCGCCTTTCTATGATTCATTGATTGGCAAGGTGATCGCCTGGGGGCATAACCGAGACGCGGCACTTAAACGCATGAAAAGAGCACTCAATGAATGTGCTGTCACAGGCATCCCCACCACAGTTGAATTCCATCTCGAACTGCTCAATCGGGAAGAATTTCTGAGAGGAGATGTTCACACCAAATTTGTCGAACAGGACATGCTCGACTGA
- the msrB gene encoding peptide-methionine (R)-S-oxide reductase MsrB — translation MSRSDSSASDSVDWIKLSPEEWQARLTREQYQVARKGGTERAFTGAYWNHKAAGMYCCVCCGAPLFSSATKFDSGTGWPSFSDGVKAGAITTHRDTSHGMERTEINCARCGAHLGHVFNDGPAPTGQRYCVNSASLDFSEEAEV, via the coding sequence ATGTCCAGGTCTGATTCCTCCGCTTCCGATTCAGTGGATTGGATCAAGCTCAGCCCAGAAGAGTGGCAGGCCAGGTTGACTCGTGAGCAGTATCAGGTTGCCCGTAAGGGGGGCACAGAGCGAGCATTTACAGGTGCTTATTGGAACCACAAGGCAGCAGGGATGTATTGCTGTGTCTGTTGTGGAGCCCCACTCTTCAGCTCAGCGACAAAATTCGATTCAGGCACTGGTTGGCCGAGCTTTTCGGATGGAGTCAAGGCAGGTGCGATTACCACCCATCGGGACACTAGTCATGGAATGGAGCGTACTGAGATCAACTGTGCTCGTTGTGGGGCTCATCTGGGCCATGTCTTTAACGACGGACCAGCGCCTACAGGTCAGAGGTACTGCGTGAACAGCGCTTCGCTTGATTTTTCCGAGGAGGCAGAGGTTTGA
- a CDS encoding YggT family protein codes for MTPVLIQALPTLHLVLAFALAFWTLTFIFRIVLSWYPQVKLSEGFWPLVSWPTEPLLAMTRRVVAPIGGVDVTPVIWAGLISLLRELLVGQQGLLSQMLLKSQAIA; via the coding sequence GTGACACCAGTTCTGATTCAAGCGCTGCCAACGCTGCATCTGGTTCTGGCCTTTGCGCTTGCGTTTTGGACGCTGACATTTATCTTTCGGATCGTGCTCTCTTGGTATCCCCAGGTAAAGCTCAGCGAGGGGTTTTGGCCTTTGGTGAGTTGGCCCACGGAGCCTCTTTTGGCGATGACCCGCCGTGTGGTGGCTCCCATTGGTGGAGTGGATGTCACTCCCGTGATATGGGCTGGATTGATCAGTTTGTTGAGGGAGTTGTTGGTTGGCCAGCAAGGACTGCTCTCTCAGATGCTGCTTAAGAGCCAGGCCATTGCTTGA
- a CDS encoding PRC-barrel domain-containing protein, with product MTTNPSLNDPLDKVPSDRLWLRSELMGTHVITRDTGRRLGVVGEVVVDIDRREVVALGLRDNPLTRYLPGLPRWMPLDRIRQVGDVILVDSSDSLKEGFTPDRYSRVINCQVITESGQQLGRVLGFSFDIETGELTTLVIGAIGVPLLGEGVLSTWEMPVDEVVSSGADRIIVYEGAEEKLKQLNSGFLEKLGVGGPSWEEQERERYRMNLVPVENQLNSGQPTEQEQRRLQPSTTQTFEPEEELEYVELEERQQEVIPQQRYLDETPSSSPTRYRNDREERMTFEEPSAYEQRPVFEESAAYEPRRTFEDQQPQRPRPASRRPVQSLGDPLDVEPLDFSGRDQAGRDRDTEIEETPQRRNGTELDDPW from the coding sequence TTGACGACAAACCCATCCCTGAACGATCCACTGGACAAAGTTCCTAGCGACCGCCTCTGGCTGCGCTCCGAGCTCATGGGGACCCACGTGATCACCCGTGATACCGGACGTCGTCTCGGCGTCGTGGGAGAAGTCGTGGTCGACATTGATCGCCGCGAAGTGGTGGCCCTAGGCCTGCGAGACAATCCCCTAACGCGATACCTGCCCGGCCTCCCACGTTGGATGCCACTTGATCGGATCCGTCAGGTGGGGGACGTCATCCTCGTGGATTCCTCTGACTCACTCAAAGAGGGTTTCACCCCAGATCGCTACAGCCGAGTGATCAACTGCCAAGTGATCACAGAATCTGGCCAGCAACTAGGCAGAGTCCTGGGGTTCTCCTTCGACATCGAAACAGGAGAACTCACCACCCTGGTGATTGGAGCAATCGGTGTGCCCTTATTGGGTGAAGGGGTCTTGAGTACCTGGGAGATGCCGGTAGACGAGGTGGTCAGCAGCGGCGCAGACAGGATCATTGTCTATGAAGGCGCAGAAGAGAAGCTCAAGCAACTGAATAGCGGCTTCCTCGAAAAACTCGGAGTTGGCGGCCCCAGCTGGGAAGAACAGGAGCGAGAGCGCTACAGGATGAATCTTGTGCCAGTGGAAAACCAGCTCAACTCAGGACAGCCCACTGAGCAGGAACAGCGCCGGCTCCAACCTTCCACCACTCAAACCTTTGAGCCGGAAGAAGAACTTGAATACGTTGAACTTGAAGAGCGTCAACAGGAAGTCATCCCCCAACAGCGCTATCTCGATGAAACGCCCTCAAGCTCCCCAACGCGCTACCGCAATGACAGAGAAGAAAGAATGACCTTCGAAGAACCTTCTGCCTATGAACAAAGGCCAGTCTTCGAAGAATCAGCTGCCTATGAACCAAGACGAACCTTTGAAGATCAACAACCCCAGAGACCAAGACCAGCCTCACGTCGACCTGTTCAGAGCCTTGGTGATCCTCTTGATGTGGAGCCCCTCGACTTTTCAGGACGCGATCAAGCTGGCCGAGACCGAGATACAGAGATAGAGGAGACCCCACAGCGCCGTAATGGCACCGAACTGGACGACCCTTGGTGA
- a CDS encoding Nif11-like leader peptide family natural product precursor: protein MSLEQLRAFLVKMQDDADLRQQVLSASTADEVANLAFGFGYEFSGDELLRISGQKVDRVTVRKQDVPGEYN, encoded by the coding sequence TTGTCCCTCGAGCAACTCCGAGCCTTTCTTGTCAAAATGCAGGATGATGCTGACCTTCGCCAGCAGGTCTTAAGTGCTTCTACGGCGGATGAGGTGGCCAATCTTGCTTTTGGCTTTGGTTATGAATTTTCAGGTGACGAGCTGCTGCGTATCTCTGGACAAAAGGTGGACCGAGTGACTGTTAGAAAGCAGGACGTGCCTGGAGAATATAATTAA